In Dermacentor variabilis isolate Ectoservices chromosome 7, ASM5094787v1, whole genome shotgun sequence, a genomic segment contains:
- the LOC142588149 gene encoding uncharacterized protein LOC142588149 isoform X1, translating into MDESSKCCDKKNGSNNGRGTHVGTSSTTYGSMEVADNPTAGVSEQAPDVRAGGDHRGIEDIELAAGLARDNDSIVWDPKPCNCVADGPKCRECLAAGRNAVKVQMESWSVEKTVIFGIILGAFFIWAVVFGICLNVFKL; encoded by the exons ATGGACGAATCGAGCAAGTGCTGCGACAAAAAGAACGGCAGTAACAATGGTCGTGGGACGCATGTCGGCACGTCGTCTACGACGTACGGGTCG ATGGAAGTGGCCGACAATCCAACAGCGGGTGTATCGGAACAAGCCCCAGACGTACGGGCAGGCGGTGACCACAGAGGGATTGAGGATATCGAACTGGCAGCAGGCCTCGCACGGGACAATGACAGCATTGTGTGGGACCCAAAGCCTTGCAACTGCGTTGCTGACGGACCGAAGTGCCGCGAGTGCTTGGCAGCGGGGAGGAATGCCGTAAAGGTGCAAATGGAGTCTTGGTCCGTGGAGAAGACTGTGATATTTGGCATAATCCTCGGCGCTTTCTTCATCTGGGCAGTCGTGTTTGGCATCTGCCTCAATGTGTTCAAGCTCTAA
- the LOC142588149 gene encoding uncharacterized protein LOC142588149 isoform X2 has product MMWKNIFGRSTTIYMEVADNPTAGVSEQAPDVRAGGDHRGIEDIELAAGLARDNDSIVWDPKPCNCVADGPKCRECLAAGRNAVKVQMESWSVEKTVIFGIILGAFFIWAVVFGICLNVFKL; this is encoded by the exons ATGATGTGGAAGAACATATTCGGCCGGTCGACGACCATCTAC ATGGAAGTGGCCGACAATCCAACAGCGGGTGTATCGGAACAAGCCCCAGACGTACGGGCAGGCGGTGACCACAGAGGGATTGAGGATATCGAACTGGCAGCAGGCCTCGCACGGGACAATGACAGCATTGTGTGGGACCCAAAGCCTTGCAACTGCGTTGCTGACGGACCGAAGTGCCGCGAGTGCTTGGCAGCGGGGAGGAATGCCGTAAAGGTGCAAATGGAGTCTTGGTCCGTGGAGAAGACTGTGATATTTGGCATAATCCTCGGCGCTTTCTTCATCTGGGCAGTCGTGTTTGGCATCTGCCTCAATGTGTTCAAGCTCTAA